From Varibaculum massiliense, a single genomic window includes:
- a CDS encoding FeoB-associated Cys-rich membrane protein — MSTVIASVALVAIVGGAITYIVKEKRKGTKCIGCLVSSSCTFNPEVAASPGNRHNLQIAGITNQTGEPKCHCH, encoded by the coding sequence TTGAGTACTGTTATTGCCAGCGTGGCTCTGGTAGCGATTGTGGGTGGAGCCATCACCTATATCGTCAAGGAGAAGCGTAAAGGCACCAAATGTATCGGTTGCCTGGTTTCCTCCTCCTGTACTTTTAATCCTGAGGTTGCGGCAAGTCCGGGAAACCGTCATAATCTGCAAATAGCAGGCATTACTAACCAGACAGGTGAGCCGAAATGCCACTGTCACTAG
- a CDS encoding sensor histidine kinase, translating to MSERLSYPDSFPGGSASSLTPPAPSAQPRAAASPIAGSTPVPEVQLPGEMTLPQILEGNGGTGTTPSPQNLQPQELTPQVSTERAAYQARPRRVIEKTMTSQGKVKKLRISNLRNRMLIHTELISALALTVVGFILLISGMFQITYAERTQTQTITADLRNFTAVENAKSSGGLVSAKDAVVKFINAADAPYNGSLLGFSGGQLAAQKGARDSAAHLDKQLLEQIASYADLSSAKMFMVRTDQATYAVGIIPISAASTDDALLAVVSNYYADIAPTQTQLLLFAGISFLVLALVGLVNVRTSQSLLAPIARLREMMASITSEQDLTKRLPVEGDDDLADVTRQMNSMIARLQTSFDEQRDLLNDVGHELRTPITVVRGHLELLDPNDPQDTSRTRELALEELSRMHRLTEDLITVAKSDRPDFIRPERVDIGDLLMDAFENATQLGDFNWRIDNLTIVQTTADPQRLQQALLALAQNASKFATPGTVIALGAGIDYQQPLLDQQGNPVAASTVTAPSLQMQPQVPPVAGTHRLNLWVRDQGIGIAPKDQEQVFGRFMRVNHSYAGSGLGLSIVNAIAQAHGGILQVRSAPSVGSVFNISLPILDDDCKDEIQGE from the coding sequence ATGAGTGAAAGGCTTAGTTACCCTGACAGCTTTCCCGGTGGGTCTGCCTCATCGTTAACGCCCCCGGCTCCCTCCGCTCAGCCTCGGGCAGCAGCCTCCCCGATTGCGGGCAGCACCCCGGTACCAGAAGTGCAGTTACCTGGGGAAATGACCCTGCCGCAAATCCTGGAAGGTAACGGCGGAACTGGGACGACGCCCTCACCACAAAACTTGCAACCGCAGGAACTAACCCCGCAAGTATCCACAGAGCGTGCTGCCTATCAGGCGCGCCCGCGGCGGGTAATTGAAAAAACCATGACCTCCCAGGGCAAAGTAAAAAAACTGCGGATATCTAACCTGCGTAACCGCATGCTGATACACACGGAACTAATTTCGGCGTTGGCTCTGACGGTAGTGGGATTTATTTTGCTGATTAGCGGGATGTTCCAAATCACCTACGCAGAGCGGACGCAAACCCAGACCATTACTGCTGACCTGCGGAACTTTACAGCAGTTGAGAACGCGAAATCTAGCGGGGGTTTAGTTTCAGCCAAAGATGCGGTAGTGAAGTTTATTAATGCGGCGGATGCCCCCTATAACGGCAGTTTACTGGGCTTTTCCGGCGGACAATTAGCCGCACAGAAGGGCGCACGAGATTCTGCTGCTCATCTAGATAAGCAGCTGCTGGAACAGATAGCCAGTTACGCGGATTTAAGCTCGGCAAAAATGTTTATGGTGCGTACCGACCAGGCCACCTACGCGGTTGGAATCATTCCGATTAGCGCCGCAAGTACCGATGACGCCCTATTAGCGGTGGTTTCTAACTACTATGCCGACATTGCCCCCACCCAGACGCAGCTGCTGTTGTTTGCCGGAATTTCTTTCTTGGTATTGGCGCTGGTAGGGCTGGTAAATGTTCGCACTTCCCAGTCATTATTGGCACCAATCGCCCGACTGCGGGAAATGATGGCTTCGATTACCAGCGAACAAGACCTTACTAAACGCCTGCCGGTAGAGGGCGATGATGACTTGGCGGATGTTACCCGCCAGATGAACTCGATGATCGCTCGTTTGCAAACCAGTTTCGATGAGCAACGCGACCTGCTAAACGATGTTGGGCATGAGCTACGCACCCCGATAACGGTGGTGCGCGGACATCTAGAACTGCTAGATCCTAATGATCCCCAAGATACTTCCCGCACCCGGGAACTGGCGTTAGAGGAACTGTCGCGGATGCATCGGCTCACCGAAGATTTGATTACAGTTGCCAAGAGCGACCGCCCCGACTTTATCCGTCCCGAACGGGTAGATATCGGGGATTTGCTAATGGATGCGTTTGAAAACGCTACCCAATTGGGTGATTTCAACTGGCGAATCGATAACCTCACTATCGTGCAGACCACCGCGGATCCCCAACGGCTGCAGCAAGCCTTGCTCGCCCTCGCCCAAAATGCTTCCAAATTCGCTACTCCCGGTACCGTTATTGCTTTGGGAGCAGGAATCGACTATCAGCAGCCCCTCTTAGATCAGCAGGGAAATCCGGTTGCGGCCTCCACTGTTACCGCACCCAGCCTACAGATGCAGCCACAGGTTCCCCCGGTTGCAGGTACCCATCGCCTCAACCTATGGGTACGTGACCAGGGAATAGGTATCGCCCCGAAGGATCAGGAACAAGTTTTCGGTCGCTTCATGCGGGTCAACCATTCTTATGCTGGCTCTGGCCTGGGGTTATCAATCGTGAACGCCATTGCACAGGCGCATGGCGGGATCCTACAAGTCCGCTCTGCACCTTCGGTGGGATCGGTCTTTAATATCAGCCTGCCGATTTTAGATGATGATTGCAAAGATGAAATACAAGGAGAATAA
- the rplA gene encoding 50S ribosomal protein L1, translated as MKKHSKAFKQAAEKVHKDRLYQPLEAFRLAKEIASTKFDSTVDAVFRLTVDPRKSDQMIRGTVSLPNGTGKTVRVLVFANSPKDKEALDAGADEAGGDELIEKVQGGYLDFDVAVATPDMMGKVGRLGRVLGPRGLMPNPRTGTVTMDVEKAVKEIKGGRIDFRVDKHANLHVVLGKSSFDAEKLAENYQAVLDEVLRLRPAALKGQYIKKIAVSTSMGPSIPLDSSLTKDLATDDPR; from the coding sequence ATGAAAAAGCACTCGAAGGCCTTTAAACAGGCCGCTGAAAAAGTTCATAAGGATCGGCTCTATCAACCGCTAGAGGCTTTCCGCTTGGCGAAAGAGATTGCTTCCACCAAGTTTGATTCCACCGTGGATGCGGTTTTCCGTCTCACGGTTGATCCGCGGAAATCGGATCAGATGATTCGCGGCACCGTTTCTTTGCCCAATGGCACTGGTAAGACCGTTAGGGTCCTGGTTTTTGCCAACAGCCCCAAGGACAAGGAAGCATTAGACGCCGGAGCCGATGAGGCCGGCGGCGACGAACTCATCGAAAAAGTTCAAGGCGGATATCTGGATTTCGATGTAGCGGTAGCTACCCCGGACATGATGGGGAAGGTAGGGCGTCTAGGTCGCGTCCTGGGGCCGCGTGGTCTCATGCCTAACCCGCGTACTGGTACCGTAACCATGGACGTAGAAAAAGCGGTGAAAGAGATCAAGGGCGGGCGGATTGACTTCCGGGTTGATAAGCACGCCAACCTGCACGTGGTGTTAGGTAAGAGCTCTTTTGATGCCGAGAAGCTGGCAGAGAACTACCAGGCTGTCCTGGATGAAGTTCTGCGTTTGCGCCCGGCAGCCCTGAAGGGGCAGTACATCAAGAAGATTGCCGTATCTACCTCTATGGGACCGTCCATTCCTTTGGACAGCTCCTTGACGAAAGATCTAGCGACTGACGATCCTCGCTAA
- a CDS encoding pyridoxal phosphate-dependent aminotransferase gives MNKPQEHRISNRLAQISPSATLAVDAAAKELKAQGRPVIGFGAGEPDFATPDYIVKAAQEACVDPTMHHYSLGKGLPQLREAIAKKTLRDSGYEVDPNSEIIVTNGGKQAVFEAFSAIVEVGDEVIMPTPYWTTYPEVIKIAGGVPVPVMAGADQHYKVTVEQLDAAKTDKTKALLVVSPSNPTGAVYDAEELKAIGQWALENRIWVITDEIYEHLIYDGVHAEHILKLVPELAERTLVLNGVAKTYAMTGWRVGWMMGPKDVIKACAAFQSHTTGNVSNIAQRAALAAVSGPLDKVEEMREVFDRRRQRMVELLRQVPDLEVPLPHGAFYCYPSVERILGRELAGETPQTSAELADLMLRKVEVAVVPGEAFGPSGFFRLSYALNDHDLEEGVGRIVDFLNQVK, from the coding sequence ATGAATAAACCGCAAGAACACAGAATTTCTAACCGTTTAGCCCAGATTTCCCCTTCTGCTACTTTGGCGGTAGATGCCGCTGCGAAAGAACTCAAAGCTCAGGGGCGTCCAGTCATTGGATTCGGCGCCGGGGAACCCGATTTTGCTACCCCTGACTACATTGTTAAGGCTGCGCAGGAGGCTTGTGTCGACCCGACAATGCACCATTACAGCTTGGGGAAAGGACTGCCCCAGCTGCGGGAAGCAATCGCTAAAAAGACTTTGCGGGATTCCGGCTACGAGGTTGACCCCAACAGCGAAATAATTGTTACCAATGGTGGTAAGCAGGCTGTTTTCGAGGCATTCTCGGCGATAGTGGAAGTGGGTGACGAAGTCATTATGCCCACCCCCTACTGGACTACCTACCCGGAAGTTATCAAGATTGCGGGCGGGGTTCCGGTACCGGTAATGGCGGGCGCTGATCAGCACTATAAAGTCACAGTTGAACAGTTGGATGCCGCCAAGACTGATAAGACCAAGGCACTGCTGGTAGTCAGCCCGTCCAACCCTACCGGAGCGGTTTATGATGCAGAGGAACTGAAAGCTATCGGGCAGTGGGCGCTGGAAAACCGCATCTGGGTGATTACCGATGAAATCTATGAGCACCTGATTTATGACGGGGTACACGCTGAACATATTTTGAAACTGGTACCGGAACTAGCCGAACGCACCCTGGTACTGAATGGGGTGGCTAAGACCTACGCCATGACCGGTTGGCGCGTGGGCTGGATGATGGGTCCGAAGGACGTAATCAAGGCCTGTGCCGCTTTCCAATCCCACACCACCGGAAATGTCTCAAATATCGCGCAGCGGGCAGCACTAGCCGCCGTCAGCGGCCCCTTGGACAAAGTAGAGGAAATGCGCGAAGTGTTTGACCGTCGTCGCCAGCGGATGGTGGAGTTGCTACGTCAGGTTCCTGACCTAGAAGTTCCTCTACCCCACGGCGCCTTTTACTGTTACCCCAGCGTAGAGCGAATTTTAGGGCGCGAACTCGCGGGAGAAACTCCGCAAACCTCCGCGGAATTGGCCGATTTGATGCTGCGCAAGGTAGAGGTAGCGGTGGTACCCGGAGAGGCCTTCGGGCCTTCCGGTTTCTTCCGTCTTTCCTACGCGCTCAACGATCATGACCTGGAGGAAGGCGTAGGGCGGATAGTCGATTTTCTTAATCAAGTAAAATAG
- the rplK gene encoding 50S ribosomal protein L11: MPAKKKKVIGLIKLQIEAGAANPAPPVGPALSQHQVNIMEFCKAYNAATQDQRGNVIPVEISVYEDHSFDFVLKSPPAAQLIKKAAGIAKGSGTPNTNKVAKLTMDQVKEIAEQKKDDLNANDIDAAAKIIAGTARSMGVVVEG; this comes from the coding sequence ATGCCTGCCAAGAAAAAGAAGGTAATCGGCCTGATCAAATTACAGATCGAGGCCGGTGCTGCTAACCCGGCGCCCCCAGTGGGGCCCGCGCTTTCGCAGCACCAGGTAAACATCATGGAGTTCTGCAAGGCCTATAATGCGGCTACGCAGGATCAACGCGGGAATGTGATTCCGGTAGAAATCAGTGTCTACGAGGATCACTCCTTTGACTTTGTGCTCAAATCCCCGCCGGCTGCCCAGCTGATTAAGAAAGCTGCTGGGATTGCCAAGGGCTCTGGTACTCCGAACACCAATAAGGTAGCGAAGCTGACCATGGATCAGGTTAAAGAGATCGCCGAGCAAAAGAAGGATGACCTGAACGCGAACGATATCGATGCGGCAGCAAAGATTATCGCGGGAACGGCTCGTTCAATGGGAGTTGTCGTCGAGGGCTAA
- the secE gene encoding preprotein translocase subunit SecE produces the protein MAPNEGAASVEADAKTAKSGFWGRIVQFVRQVIAELKKVVWPTRDELTTFFVVVIVFVLAMMAFSGVVDVITAWVVSKVFGG, from the coding sequence TTGGCACCTAACGAGGGCGCAGCCTCCGTAGAGGCGGATGCCAAAACGGCGAAAAGTGGTTTTTGGGGTCGCATCGTGCAGTTCGTGCGGCAGGTTATCGCGGAGTTAAAAAAGGTTGTTTGGCCAACCCGCGATGAGCTCACCACGTTCTTTGTGGTCGTGATCGTATTTGTGCTGGCGATGATGGCCTTTTCAGGGGTTGTCGACGTAATCACCGCCTGGGTAGTCAGCAAAGTATTCGGCGGTTAA
- a CDS encoding inorganic phosphate transporter produces MDTTMALVIAVVTIALIFDFTNGFHDAANAIATCVSTRSMRPKSALLMAAIMNVIGAMLGTGVAQTIGNGIIDISHFTDSTLEADRQHGLVIILAALVGAIIWNIITWYFGLPSSSSHALIGGMAGVGLAAAITVQWMGIVSHVLIPMVVSPLLGFFTAYFVMRFLLSALKRASYHRTMNNFRFMQRFSAAAMALGHGLQDAQKTMGIITMALLAAGYHATDADGSMQIPLWVKLAAAGAISVGTYFGGGRIMHTLGSKVIDVTPAHGFVAETTSASILYITAFLWHAPISTTQSVSSAIMGVGATKRLSAVRWGVAGNIAIAWILTLPGAGLIGALSYFFVHAIFPY; encoded by the coding sequence GTGGACACCACCATGGCCTTGGTGATTGCGGTAGTCACCATTGCGTTGATTTTCGATTTCACCAACGGCTTTCACGATGCCGCCAACGCCATCGCCACCTGTGTTTCTACCCGCTCTATGCGCCCTAAATCTGCTCTATTAATGGCAGCTATCATGAACGTGATTGGGGCGATGCTGGGTACCGGGGTAGCACAAACCATTGGTAACGGGATTATCGATATTTCCCATTTTACTGATTCCACCTTAGAGGCAGATCGTCAGCACGGGCTGGTAATCATTTTGGCTGCCCTGGTGGGGGCGATTATCTGGAACATTATTACCTGGTATTTCGGCTTGCCCTCTTCTTCCTCTCACGCCCTGATTGGCGGCATGGCGGGTGTGGGACTAGCAGCTGCTATTACCGTGCAATGGATGGGGATTGTTAGTCACGTGCTGATTCCTATGGTGGTTTCTCCCCTACTGGGATTCTTTACCGCCTATTTCGTGATGCGCTTCTTACTTTCCGCGCTGAAAAGAGCTTCCTATCACCGCACTATGAATAATTTCCGGTTTATGCAGCGTTTCTCGGCGGCGGCGATGGCGCTCGGTCACGGCTTGCAGGATGCGCAAAAGACCATGGGGATTATTACTATGGCGCTGCTAGCTGCCGGCTATCACGCCACCGACGCTGATGGATCTATGCAGATTCCCTTATGGGTGAAACTGGCTGCTGCCGGCGCTATTTCCGTAGGCACCTATTTTGGCGGTGGACGGATTATGCACACCCTGGGGTCGAAAGTTATTGACGTTACTCCCGCTCATGGCTTCGTTGCGGAAACTACTTCCGCCTCGATTCTCTACATCACCGCGTTCCTCTGGCACGCCCCGATTTCTACAACCCAATCGGTTTCCTCCGCGATTATGGGGGTAGGAGCCACCAAGCGGCTATCTGCAGTGCGCTGGGGAGTAGCCGGCAATATTGCTATCGCGTGGATTCTAACCTTGCCGGGCGCGGGTCTGATTGGCGCCCTCAGCTATTTCTTTGTTCACGCCATCTTCCCCTATTAG
- a CDS encoding FeoB small GTPase domain-containing protein, with protein MRIAFAGNPNSGKTTMFNALTGQKAKVGNWGGVTVGQAEAKLKNEFSAGKEAIAVDLPGAYSMSPFTPEETITSKYVHDANPDAIVNIVDATNLRRSLFFTTQLLELGVPVVVALNKSDINQK; from the coding sequence ATGAGAATCGCCTTCGCCGGCAACCCCAATAGCGGTAAAACCACTATGTTTAATGCCTTAACCGGGCAGAAAGCCAAGGTTGGCAACTGGGGCGGAGTCACCGTCGGACAAGCTGAGGCTAAGCTAAAAAATGAGTTCAGCGCAGGCAAAGAAGCCATTGCCGTGGACTTACCGGGCGCCTACTCCATGTCTCCCTTCACCCCGGAAGAAACCATCACCAGTAAATACGTCCATGACGCTAACCCGGACGCTATCGTCAATATCGTTGACGCAACCAACCTGCGCCGATCCCTATTCTTTACCACCCAACTGTTGGAGTTAGGGGTTCCGGTGGTGGTCGCCCTGAATAAGAGCGATATCAACCAGAAGTAA
- a CDS encoding response regulator transcription factor: MTSILVVEDEPGISSFVAKGLTSAGYNVTVVDKGTDAISGALGGDYSLIVLDIGLPDMDGFEVLEQIRGQGATLPIIVLTARSSVEDTVSGLEQGADDYMSKPFRFEELLARIRLRLKNASSEDPTNMVQINVGGLHLDLRTRCATIDGEPVELSAREFTMLQAFMEHPDQVLSRSQLLDMVWGYDFDPGSNVVDVYVRYLRRKIGSERIVTVRGMGYRLVVM; encoded by the coding sequence ATGACAAGCATCTTGGTGGTAGAGGACGAACCCGGCATTTCCTCTTTCGTCGCTAAAGGATTAACTTCCGCCGGATATAACGTAACCGTAGTCGATAAGGGTACGGACGCGATCTCGGGGGCTCTTGGGGGCGACTATTCGCTAATCGTCCTGGATATTGGACTACCCGATATGGATGGCTTCGAAGTACTGGAACAGATTCGCGGTCAAGGCGCCACCTTGCCGATTATTGTACTCACGGCGCGTTCTTCAGTAGAGGACACGGTCAGCGGCTTGGAGCAGGGCGCTGACGACTATATGTCCAAACCCTTCCGCTTCGAGGAGCTCTTAGCCCGGATCCGGCTACGGTTAAAGAACGCCAGCTCTGAAGATCCCACCAATATGGTGCAAATCAATGTGGGGGGTCTGCACCTGGATTTGCGAACCCGCTGCGCCACCATCGACGGGGAACCGGTAGAACTGTCCGCCCGCGAGTTCACTATGCTGCAGGCCTTTATGGAACACCCTGACCAGGTACTTTCCCGTTCCCAATTGCTAGATATGGTGTGGGGCTACGACTTTGACCCCGGCTCGAATGTGGTGGATGTATATGTGCGTTATCTGCGCCGCAAGATCGGTTCGGAACGCATTGTAACCGTACGCGGCATGGGTTACCGCCTGGTGGTGATGTAA
- a CDS encoding septum formation family protein, whose translation MTTFTFPRLSTRRALSGLLALLSLGALSGCSSQPIATSQLEVGDCFNMSEEVLTGAQPAGQVERVDCTHPHNSQVVGIKKLSGSTYPGQKQLYDLALKQCARDFKSFVGISYRDSKWDLYPLSPTETSWKDKKERKLTCVALTIPEQNSSLKDSEQ comes from the coding sequence ATGACTACTTTCACTTTCCCCCGCCTGAGTACGCGCCGGGCGCTCTCTGGTCTCCTCGCTCTCCTTAGCCTAGGGGCTTTAAGTGGCTGTTCCTCGCAACCGATTGCGACTTCCCAGCTGGAAGTTGGCGATTGTTTTAATATGTCCGAGGAGGTGCTCACCGGTGCTCAACCCGCCGGGCAAGTTGAGCGAGTTGATTGTACTCACCCGCATAACTCCCAGGTGGTGGGAATAAAAAAGCTGTCGGGAAGTACCTACCCGGGACAAAAGCAACTCTATGATTTGGCGCTTAAACAGTGTGCACGCGATTTCAAATCCTTCGTAGGGATTAGTTATCGTGATTCTAAGTGGGATTTGTATCCGCTATCCCCTACGGAAACCAGTTGGAAAGACAAGAAGGAACGCAAACTCACCTGTGTGGCGCTAACTATTCCTGAACAAAATTCCTCCCTGAAAGACTCGGAACAATAG
- a CDS encoding ferrous iron transporter B — MVPTVSTAKENNGLDQVLREIFAQEGKEQKAPYLQADIDLSDKQAVDKEDRRRYEFVDSVVDTVEKRAVKVAAHTRQDTLDAILTNKFAGIAIFAAIMWAVFAISQTYLGPLIADWIVGWIEAFQDWTSEQMADSPAVLRTIIADGLIGGVGAVIGFLPLVMVMYFLIALLEESGYMARVSAVLDPIFKRVGLSGKSVIPIVISTGCAIPGIMSCRTIRDERERRATAMLASFVPCGAKIPVIALFCGAFFAGSAWVSWVSYFLGLCLIFLGALLVKMVTGHKFRKSFFIMELPRYRVPSLWNATLSMLERAKAYIIKAATIILVCNLVVQLMQTFNWSFQEVGKGAENTSILASIATPFSILLIPLGFGTWQLAAAAVTGFIAKENVVGTLAVVYGLTRFINTDELAMTGGANTVAATMGLTSVSALAYLFFNLYTPPCFAAIGAMNSEMRDRRWLWSAIGLQFCTGYTVAFLVNQVGTLIMHGHLAAGFFPGLIAVVVMAVVIALISHRIHANFAAQYNLHQQVQKAA; from the coding sequence GTGGTACCTACCGTTTCTACCGCGAAGGAAAACAACGGACTAGATCAGGTTCTGCGGGAAATTTTTGCGCAAGAAGGGAAAGAACAAAAAGCCCCCTACCTGCAAGCAGATATTGACCTCAGCGATAAGCAGGCAGTCGATAAAGAAGATCGACGCCGCTATGAGTTCGTGGACTCCGTAGTCGACACGGTAGAAAAACGGGCAGTGAAGGTTGCTGCCCATACCCGCCAAGACACATTGGATGCGATACTGACCAATAAATTTGCAGGGATAGCGATTTTCGCGGCGATTATGTGGGCAGTATTCGCGATTTCTCAAACCTATCTCGGGCCACTAATCGCTGACTGGATAGTAGGATGGATTGAAGCCTTCCAGGACTGGACCAGTGAACAAATGGCAGACAGTCCCGCTGTTTTACGCACCATTATTGCTGATGGCCTTATCGGAGGGGTAGGCGCGGTTATCGGATTCCTCCCGCTGGTCATGGTGATGTATTTCTTGATTGCGCTGCTGGAAGAATCTGGGTACATGGCGCGGGTTAGCGCCGTTCTAGATCCCATTTTCAAACGCGTGGGTCTGTCGGGTAAATCCGTAATCCCCATCGTAATCAGCACCGGTTGTGCCATTCCCGGCATCATGAGCTGCCGCACTATCCGCGATGAACGCGAACGTCGCGCCACCGCCATGCTGGCATCTTTCGTGCCTTGCGGAGCAAAAATCCCGGTAATCGCACTGTTCTGTGGAGCCTTCTTTGCCGGATCCGCCTGGGTTAGTTGGGTTAGCTACTTCCTGGGGCTATGCCTAATCTTCCTAGGCGCACTGCTGGTAAAGATGGTGACCGGACACAAGTTCCGTAAATCCTTCTTCATTATGGAGCTACCGCGCTACCGGGTTCCTTCCCTGTGGAATGCCACCTTGTCGATGTTGGAGCGCGCCAAGGCCTACATTATTAAGGCCGCCACCATAATCTTGGTGTGCAACCTGGTTGTCCAGCTGATGCAGACTTTCAACTGGAGTTTCCAGGAAGTGGGAAAGGGCGCGGAAAACACCTCTATCCTGGCCTCTATTGCCACCCCCTTCTCCATATTGCTGATTCCGCTGGGCTTTGGCACCTGGCAGCTGGCAGCTGCTGCCGTCACCGGATTTATCGCCAAAGAAAACGTGGTGGGTACCCTGGCAGTGGTCTACGGGCTAACTCGTTTCATCAATACCGATGAGTTGGCAATGACCGGAGGCGCCAATACCGTAGCCGCGACTATGGGACTGACCTCGGTAAGCGCCCTCGCCTATCTGTTCTTTAACCTTTACACCCCGCCTTGCTTTGCCGCTATTGGCGCCATGAACTCTGAAATGCGTGATCGTCGCTGGTTGTGGAGCGCCATCGGACTGCAGTTCTGTACCGGATACACCGTGGCGTTCCTGGTGAACCAAGTCGGAACTCTGATTATGCACGGACACCTAGCAGCTGGTTTCTTCCCCGGATTAATTGCAGTGGTGGTAATGGCTGTGGTGATTGCGTTGATTTCCCACCGGATTCACGCCAATTTCGCTGCCCAGTACAACTTGCATCAGCAAGTGCAGAAGGCTGCTTAA
- the nusG gene encoding transcription termination/antitermination protein NusG, with protein MSNDPVFSSEEGAATGANSLPEEDAQVSLKAAASSESAEQEAPTPEAPELEITDTPQDQELAPSATAEELSKAEQDKLREELEFLPGYWYVLHTYSGYERRVKANLEQRIVTFNMEDQIYQIEVPMEKVVQVKSTERKVVDRVRIPGYALVRMEAVEDAPDAWRVVKDTPAVTGFVGDSQHPLPLTEDEVVSMLAPTPASIKAAELQDERTSKAKQKEQPVIEVDFEVGENVTVTDGPFATMPATISEIMPDQQKLKVLVVIFDRETPVELGFNQVAKI; from the coding sequence GTGAGCAACGATCCCGTATTCTCCTCAGAGGAAGGCGCCGCCACTGGTGCGAACTCGCTACCCGAAGAGGACGCGCAGGTCAGCTTGAAAGCAGCCGCGTCCTCAGAATCAGCAGAGCAAGAAGCTCCCACCCCGGAAGCCCCTGAACTAGAGATTACCGACACCCCGCAAGACCAGGAACTCGCGCCCTCGGCCACCGCTGAAGAGCTTTCAAAGGCCGAACAAGACAAGCTACGCGAAGAACTAGAGTTTTTGCCCGGCTACTGGTACGTCCTCCATACCTATTCCGGGTATGAACGGCGGGTGAAAGCCAATCTGGAGCAGCGGATTGTCACCTTCAATATGGAGGATCAGATCTACCAGATTGAAGTACCGATGGAAAAAGTTGTCCAGGTAAAATCCACTGAACGCAAAGTGGTGGATCGGGTACGGATTCCCGGTTACGCTTTGGTGCGCATGGAGGCAGTAGAGGATGCTCCCGATGCCTGGCGGGTAGTTAAAGACACTCCGGCGGTCACCGGATTCGTGGGGGATTCGCAACATCCCTTGCCGCTGACCGAGGACGAAGTGGTTTCCATGTTGGCGCCCACCCCCGCTTCCATTAAGGCTGCGGAGTTGCAAGACGAGCGGACCAGCAAGGCCAAGCAAAAGGAACAGCCGGTTATTGAGGTTGATTTCGAGGTTGGCGAGAACGTTACCGTCACTGACGGTCCCTTCGCTACTATGCCGGCTACTATCTCCGAGATTATGCCTGACCAGCAGAAACTTAAGGTACTGGTGGTCATCTTTGATCGGGAGACTCCGGTAGAGCTCGGATTTAACCAGGTGGCAAAGATTTAA
- a CDS encoding FeoA family protein yields the protein MNLLEATEGQTYIVKDIATDDPEMDSFLFRLGCYSGQEITVISRKRKMCIVVIKDSRYSIDNQIAEAIMI from the coding sequence ATGAATCTTCTGGAAGCCACTGAGGGGCAAACCTATATCGTCAAAGATATAGCTACTGATGACCCCGAGATGGACAGTTTCCTGTTTCGTTTAGGGTGCTACAGCGGCCAGGAAATCACAGTCATTTCCCGCAAACGTAAAATGTGCATCGTAGTTATCAAAGACAGCCGATACAGTATCGATAATCAAATTGCCGAAGCCATTATGATCTAG